The Lactuca sativa cultivar Salinas chromosome 2, Lsat_Salinas_v11, whole genome shotgun sequence genome includes a window with the following:
- the LOC111889935 gene encoding ceramide kinase isoform X1 yields MERIGDFITRDDDSQANTQFIGAEEPSILTSSFFLDHVGEVSLTLKPDGLSWKLMDSLCNDHEDRSTCLGIQILSRNNTSINISDVYAVEFIDWGLVHETLLTNPGCLLGHASEVKKMYRFTVHGVDRSKSQPSLWAPIVYTFGHMDKPTCQMWVNRLSGFLTMETHRPKNLLVYVNPGSGKGNGCRTWLSLAPIFSQAKVKTKVTVTERAGHAFEAMASMSDKELNSYDGIVAVGGDGFFNEILNGILLSRHKAPYPPSPPDDESESDVLPHDPTVTITEPSVSREDESPLLSGSPLGGSQPMNNINEDSEMSFPNERFRFGLIPSGSTDAIVICTTGVRDPMTSALQIILGKRLCLDIAQVVRWEKSQSGKDPRVRYAASFAGYGFYGDVITESEKYRWMGPKRYDYAGTKVFLRHRSYEAKVAYMKVEAEKTNAGANARRVKAFWGLSKESERVPCRAKCDICNTPVTPQMETRDPQKESNWVRVKGRFLSIGAAVISCRNEKAPDGLVADAHLADGFLHLILIKDCPRAFYLWHLTQLARKGGTPLNFDFVEHHKTTTFTFTSSGEESVWNVDGEILHAQKLSAQVFRGLISLFASGPET; encoded by the exons ATGGAGAGAATCGGTGATTTTATCACGAGAGATGACGATTCTCAAGCAAATACCCAATTTATTGGTGCCGAAGAACCCTCGATTTTGACTTCCAGTTTCTTCTTGGATCATGTTGGAGAGGTTTCTCTAACCCTTAAACCAGATGGGTTATCTTGGAAATTGATGGATTCCCTTTGCAAT GACCACGAAGACAGGTCAACTTGTTTGGGAATACAAATTCTTTCCCGAAATAATACATCAATCAACATCTCAGACGTGTATGCTGTTGAGTTTATAGATTGGGGTTTAGTACATGAAACCCTTCTCACAAATCCAGGATGCCTATTGGGTCATGCGTCCGAGGTTAAAAAA ATGTATCGATTCACAGTGCATGGTGTCGATAGGTCAAAGAGTCAACCTTCTCTTTGGGCTCCAATTGTTTATACATTCGGTCACATGGATAAACCGACATGTCAAATGTGGGTGAACCGGTTGAGCGGTTTTCTAACCATGGAAACTCACCGGCCTAAGAATCTTTTG GTTTATGTTAATCCAGGAAGTGGAAAAGGAAATGGATGTCGAACTTGGTTGAGTTTAGCTCCAATTTTTTCGCAAGCCAAAGTGAAAACAAAG GTTACAGTTACAGAAAGGGCTGGACATGCTTTCGAGGCTATGGCTTCTATGTCAGACAAGGAGCTTAATTCATATGATGGAATCGTAGCTGTT GGTGGTGATGGATTTTTCAATGAGATTCTGAATGGAATTCTGTTGTCAAGACATAAAGCTCCATATCCACCTTCCCCTCCAGATGATGAATCAGAAAGTGATGTATTACCTCATGATCCAACGGTCACGATTACAGAGCCTTCAGTTTCTAGGGAAGATGAGTCTCCACTTCTCTCCGGTTCGCCACTCGGTGGATCACAACCCATGAATAATATAA ATGAAGATTCTGAAATGTCTTTTCCAAATGAGAGATTTCGATTTGGGCTTATTCCTTCTGGTTCTACCGATGCTATTGTAATATG CACAACTGGAGTTCGGGATCCGATGACATCAGCACTACAAATAATCTTGGGTAAACGGTTATGTCTTGATATAGCTCAAGTAGTCAGATGGGAAAAATCACAATCCGGAAAAGATCCACGTGTACGCTATGCAGCTTCTTTTGCAGG TTATGGATTTTATGGAGATGTAATTACAGAAAGCGAGAAATATCGCTGGATGGGTCCAAAGCGATATGATTATGCGGGAACAAAAGTCTTCCTTAGGCACAG GTCATATGAGGCAAAAGTAGCATATATGAAAGTAGAAGCAGAAAAAACAAATGCGGGTGCGAATGCAAGAAGGGTAAAGGCTTTTTGGGGTTTATCTAAGGAGTCTGAAAGAGTGCCGTGTCGTGCCAAATGTGATATTTGTAATACACCTGTGACACCACAAATGGAAACACGGGACCCACAAAAAGAATCAAACTGGGTGAGAGTTAAAGGAAGGTTTCTTAGCATTGGGGCTGCTGTAATCTCTTGCAGAAATGAAAAAGCACCCGATGGGTTGGTGGCTGATGCACACCTTGCAGACGGTTTCCTGCATCTTATTTTGATCAAAGATTGTCCTCGTGCTTTCTATTTATG GCATCTCACGCAGCTAGCAAGGAAAGGTGGAACACCACTGAATTTCGATTTTGTTGAACACCataaa ACTACGACTTTCACATTTACTTCTTCTGGGGAGGAGAGTGTGTGGAATGTGGATGGTGAGATACTTCACGCACAAAAGCTCTCTGCGCAAGTCTTTCGTGGTCTTATTAGTTTGTTTGCTTCGGGCCCTGAAACATAG
- the LOC111889936 gene encoding probable isoaspartyl peptidase/L-asparaginase 3 isoform X2, producing MEVGAVAGMRYVKNGIKAARLVMLYTQHTMLVGDQASAFAISMGLPGPSNLSSTESMEKWIKWKENQCQPNFRKNVVPENSCGPYYRKKDVNVGEKTCLVEDVAEHIRMKSSYVDFHNHDTISMAIFDKSGHIAVGTSTNGASFKIPGRVGDGPIAGSSAYGDDEVGACGATGDGDIMMRFLPCYQVVESMRLGMEPRVAAKDAISRIAKKYPNFVGAIFAVDKNGTHAGACYGWTFQYSVRSPSMDDVEVITVYP from the exons ATGGAGGTTGGAGCTGTTGCAGGCATGAGATATGTGAAAAATGGCATCAAAGCTGCAAGATTAGTAATGCTTTACACACAACACACTATGCTTGTGGGAGATCAAGCTTCAGCCTTTGCCATTTCAATGGGTCTTCCAGGACCTTCAAATCTTAGCTCAACAGAATCAATGGAAAAATGGATTAAATGGAAAGAAAATCAATGTCAACCTAATTTTAGAAAAAATGTTGTACCTGAAAACAGCTGTGGTCCTTATTATAGGAAAAAAGATGTAAATGTTGGTGAGAAGACATGTTTGGTGGAGGATGTAGCAGAACATATCAGAATGAAATCATCTTATGTAGATTTTCACAACCATGACACCATATCCATGGCAATATTTGATAAA TCTGGACACATTGCTGTTGGCACATCAACGAATGGTGCTAGTTTTAAGATCCCTGGCAG GGTTGGTGATGGACCAATTGCTGGATCTTCTGCATATGGTGATGATGAGGTTGGAGCTTGTGGTGCAACTGGTGATGGTGATATTATGATGCGTTTCCTGCCATG TTATCAAGTAGTGGAGAGTATGCGATTAGGAATGGAGCCAAGGGTTGCTGCCAAAGATGCAATATCTCGAATAGCAAAAAAGTATCCAAATTTTGTGGGCGCTATTTTTGCAGTGGATAAAAATGGCACGCATGCTGGTGCGTGCTATGGATGGACTTTCCAATACTCTGTCAGAAGCCCGAGTATGGATGATGTGGAGGTCATCACTGTATATCCTTAG
- the LOC111889935 gene encoding ceramide kinase isoform X3, which translates to MYRFTVHGVDRSKSQPSLWAPIVYTFGHMDKPTCQMWVNRLSGFLTMETHRPKNLLVYVNPGSGKGNGCRTWLSLAPIFSQAKVKTKVTVTERAGHAFEAMASMSDKELNSYDGIVAVGGDGFFNEILNGILLSRHKAPYPPSPPDDESESDVLPHDPTVTITEPSVSREDESPLLSGSPLGGSQPMNNINEDSEMSFPNERFRFGLIPSGSTDAIVICTTGVRDPMTSALQIILGKRLCLDIAQVVRWEKSQSGKDPRVRYAASFAGYGFYGDVITESEKYRWMGPKRYDYAGTKVFLRHRSYEAKVAYMKVEAEKTNAGANARRVKAFWGLSKESERVPCRAKCDICNTPVTPQMETRDPQKESNWVRVKGRFLSIGAAVISCRNEKAPDGLVADAHLADGFLHLILIKDCPRAFYLWHLTQLARKGGTPLNFDFVEHHKTTTFTFTSSGEESVWNVDGEILHAQKLSAQVFRGLISLFASGPET; encoded by the exons ATGTATCGATTCACAGTGCATGGTGTCGATAGGTCAAAGAGTCAACCTTCTCTTTGGGCTCCAATTGTTTATACATTCGGTCACATGGATAAACCGACATGTCAAATGTGGGTGAACCGGTTGAGCGGTTTTCTAACCATGGAAACTCACCGGCCTAAGAATCTTTTG GTTTATGTTAATCCAGGAAGTGGAAAAGGAAATGGATGTCGAACTTGGTTGAGTTTAGCTCCAATTTTTTCGCAAGCCAAAGTGAAAACAAAG GTTACAGTTACAGAAAGGGCTGGACATGCTTTCGAGGCTATGGCTTCTATGTCAGACAAGGAGCTTAATTCATATGATGGAATCGTAGCTGTT GGTGGTGATGGATTTTTCAATGAGATTCTGAATGGAATTCTGTTGTCAAGACATAAAGCTCCATATCCACCTTCCCCTCCAGATGATGAATCAGAAAGTGATGTATTACCTCATGATCCAACGGTCACGATTACAGAGCCTTCAGTTTCTAGGGAAGATGAGTCTCCACTTCTCTCCGGTTCGCCACTCGGTGGATCACAACCCATGAATAATATAA ATGAAGATTCTGAAATGTCTTTTCCAAATGAGAGATTTCGATTTGGGCTTATTCCTTCTGGTTCTACCGATGCTATTGTAATATG CACAACTGGAGTTCGGGATCCGATGACATCAGCACTACAAATAATCTTGGGTAAACGGTTATGTCTTGATATAGCTCAAGTAGTCAGATGGGAAAAATCACAATCCGGAAAAGATCCACGTGTACGCTATGCAGCTTCTTTTGCAGG TTATGGATTTTATGGAGATGTAATTACAGAAAGCGAGAAATATCGCTGGATGGGTCCAAAGCGATATGATTATGCGGGAACAAAAGTCTTCCTTAGGCACAG GTCATATGAGGCAAAAGTAGCATATATGAAAGTAGAAGCAGAAAAAACAAATGCGGGTGCGAATGCAAGAAGGGTAAAGGCTTTTTGGGGTTTATCTAAGGAGTCTGAAAGAGTGCCGTGTCGTGCCAAATGTGATATTTGTAATACACCTGTGACACCACAAATGGAAACACGGGACCCACAAAAAGAATCAAACTGGGTGAGAGTTAAAGGAAGGTTTCTTAGCATTGGGGCTGCTGTAATCTCTTGCAGAAATGAAAAAGCACCCGATGGGTTGGTGGCTGATGCACACCTTGCAGACGGTTTCCTGCATCTTATTTTGATCAAAGATTGTCCTCGTGCTTTCTATTTATG GCATCTCACGCAGCTAGCAAGGAAAGGTGGAACACCACTGAATTTCGATTTTGTTGAACACCataaa ACTACGACTTTCACATTTACTTCTTCTGGGGAGGAGAGTGTGTGGAATGTGGATGGTGAGATACTTCACGCACAAAAGCTCTCTGCGCAAGTCTTTCGTGGTCTTATTAGTTTGTTTGCTTCGGGCCCTGAAACATAG
- the LOC111889936 gene encoding probable isoaspartyl peptidase/L-asparaginase 3 isoform X1, whose translation MAAILLLLLMALLSRATGHEVKSSSNFPLVVSTWPFLEAVRAGWRAVNGGSSSIDAVVEGCSTCEVLRCDGTVGPGGSPDENSETTIDALIMNGATMEVGAVAGMRYVKNGIKAARLVMLYTQHTMLVGDQASAFAISMGLPGPSNLSSTESMEKWIKWKENQCQPNFRKNVVPENSCGPYYRKKDVNVGEKTCLVEDVAEHIRMKSSYVDFHNHDTISMAIFDKSGHIAVGTSTNGASFKIPGRVGDGPIAGSSAYGDDEVGACGATGDGDIMMRFLPCYQVVESMRLGMEPRVAAKDAISRIAKKYPNFVGAIFAVDKNGTHAGACYGWTFQYSVRSPSMDDVEVITVYP comes from the exons ATGGCGGCCATCTTGCTTCTCCTTCTCATGGCTCTTCTCTCCAGG GCAACAGGACATGAGGTTAAGAGTTCAAGTAACTTTCCATTAGTAGTGAGCACCTGGCCCTTCTTAGAAGCTGTAAGAGCTGGATGGAGGGCTGTTAATGGTGGATCATCTTCCATTGATGCAGTTGTTGAAGGTTGTTCTACTTGTGAAGTGCTTAGATGTGATGGCACAG TTGGACCTGGTGGAAGTCCAGATGAGAATAGTGAAACAACAATTGATGCCTTGATCATGAATGGG GCAACAATGGAGGTTGGAGCTGTTGCAGGCATGAGATATGTGAAAAATGGCATCAAAGCTGCAAGATTAGTAATGCTTTACACACAACACACTATGCTTGTGGGAGATCAAGCTTCAGCCTTTGCCATTTCAATGGGTCTTCCAGGACCTTCAAATCTTAGCTCAACAGAATCAATGGAAAAATGGATTAAATGGAAAGAAAATCAATGTCAACCTAATTTTAGAAAAAATGTTGTACCTGAAAACAGCTGTGGTCCTTATTATAGGAAAAAAGATGTAAATGTTGGTGAGAAGACATGTTTGGTGGAGGATGTAGCAGAACATATCAGAATGAAATCATCTTATGTAGATTTTCACAACCATGACACCATATCCATGGCAATATTTGATAAA TCTGGACACATTGCTGTTGGCACATCAACGAATGGTGCTAGTTTTAAGATCCCTGGCAG GGTTGGTGATGGACCAATTGCTGGATCTTCTGCATATGGTGATGATGAGGTTGGAGCTTGTGGTGCAACTGGTGATGGTGATATTATGATGCGTTTCCTGCCATG TTATCAAGTAGTGGAGAGTATGCGATTAGGAATGGAGCCAAGGGTTGCTGCCAAAGATGCAATATCTCGAATAGCAAAAAAGTATCCAAATTTTGTGGGCGCTATTTTTGCAGTGGATAAAAATGGCACGCATGCTGGTGCGTGCTATGGATGGACTTTCCAATACTCTGTCAGAAGCCCGAGTATGGATGATGTGGAGGTCATCACTGTATATCCTTAG
- the LOC111889935 gene encoding ceramide kinase isoform X2, whose translation MERIGDFITRDDDSQANTQFIGAEEPSILTSSFFLDHVGEVSLTLKPDGLSWKLMDSLCNDHEDRSTCLGIQILSRNNTSINISDVYAVEFIDWGLVHETLLTNPGCLLGHASEMYRFTVHGVDRSKSQPSLWAPIVYTFGHMDKPTCQMWVNRLSGFLTMETHRPKNLLVYVNPGSGKGNGCRTWLSLAPIFSQAKVKTKVTVTERAGHAFEAMASMSDKELNSYDGIVAVGGDGFFNEILNGILLSRHKAPYPPSPPDDESESDVLPHDPTVTITEPSVSREDESPLLSGSPLGGSQPMNNINEDSEMSFPNERFRFGLIPSGSTDAIVICTTGVRDPMTSALQIILGKRLCLDIAQVVRWEKSQSGKDPRVRYAASFAGYGFYGDVITESEKYRWMGPKRYDYAGTKVFLRHRSYEAKVAYMKVEAEKTNAGANARRVKAFWGLSKESERVPCRAKCDICNTPVTPQMETRDPQKESNWVRVKGRFLSIGAAVISCRNEKAPDGLVADAHLADGFLHLILIKDCPRAFYLWHLTQLARKGGTPLNFDFVEHHKTTTFTFTSSGEESVWNVDGEILHAQKLSAQVFRGLISLFASGPET comes from the exons ATGGAGAGAATCGGTGATTTTATCACGAGAGATGACGATTCTCAAGCAAATACCCAATTTATTGGTGCCGAAGAACCCTCGATTTTGACTTCCAGTTTCTTCTTGGATCATGTTGGAGAGGTTTCTCTAACCCTTAAACCAGATGGGTTATCTTGGAAATTGATGGATTCCCTTTGCAAT GACCACGAAGACAGGTCAACTTGTTTGGGAATACAAATTCTTTCCCGAAATAATACATCAATCAACATCTCAGACGTGTATGCTGTTGAGTTTATAGATTGGGGTTTAGTACATGAAACCCTTCTCACAAATCCAGGATGCCTATTGGGTCATGCGTCCGAG ATGTATCGATTCACAGTGCATGGTGTCGATAGGTCAAAGAGTCAACCTTCTCTTTGGGCTCCAATTGTTTATACATTCGGTCACATGGATAAACCGACATGTCAAATGTGGGTGAACCGGTTGAGCGGTTTTCTAACCATGGAAACTCACCGGCCTAAGAATCTTTTG GTTTATGTTAATCCAGGAAGTGGAAAAGGAAATGGATGTCGAACTTGGTTGAGTTTAGCTCCAATTTTTTCGCAAGCCAAAGTGAAAACAAAG GTTACAGTTACAGAAAGGGCTGGACATGCTTTCGAGGCTATGGCTTCTATGTCAGACAAGGAGCTTAATTCATATGATGGAATCGTAGCTGTT GGTGGTGATGGATTTTTCAATGAGATTCTGAATGGAATTCTGTTGTCAAGACATAAAGCTCCATATCCACCTTCCCCTCCAGATGATGAATCAGAAAGTGATGTATTACCTCATGATCCAACGGTCACGATTACAGAGCCTTCAGTTTCTAGGGAAGATGAGTCTCCACTTCTCTCCGGTTCGCCACTCGGTGGATCACAACCCATGAATAATATAA ATGAAGATTCTGAAATGTCTTTTCCAAATGAGAGATTTCGATTTGGGCTTATTCCTTCTGGTTCTACCGATGCTATTGTAATATG CACAACTGGAGTTCGGGATCCGATGACATCAGCACTACAAATAATCTTGGGTAAACGGTTATGTCTTGATATAGCTCAAGTAGTCAGATGGGAAAAATCACAATCCGGAAAAGATCCACGTGTACGCTATGCAGCTTCTTTTGCAGG TTATGGATTTTATGGAGATGTAATTACAGAAAGCGAGAAATATCGCTGGATGGGTCCAAAGCGATATGATTATGCGGGAACAAAAGTCTTCCTTAGGCACAG GTCATATGAGGCAAAAGTAGCATATATGAAAGTAGAAGCAGAAAAAACAAATGCGGGTGCGAATGCAAGAAGGGTAAAGGCTTTTTGGGGTTTATCTAAGGAGTCTGAAAGAGTGCCGTGTCGTGCCAAATGTGATATTTGTAATACACCTGTGACACCACAAATGGAAACACGGGACCCACAAAAAGAATCAAACTGGGTGAGAGTTAAAGGAAGGTTTCTTAGCATTGGGGCTGCTGTAATCTCTTGCAGAAATGAAAAAGCACCCGATGGGTTGGTGGCTGATGCACACCTTGCAGACGGTTTCCTGCATCTTATTTTGATCAAAGATTGTCCTCGTGCTTTCTATTTATG GCATCTCACGCAGCTAGCAAGGAAAGGTGGAACACCACTGAATTTCGATTTTGTTGAACACCataaa ACTACGACTTTCACATTTACTTCTTCTGGGGAGGAGAGTGTGTGGAATGTGGATGGTGAGATACTTCACGCACAAAAGCTCTCTGCGCAAGTCTTTCGTGGTCTTATTAGTTTGTTTGCTTCGGGCCCTGAAACATAG